The sequence TTTCCTCACCGCCAGCCAGGCAGCTTGGGATGGGGCAGTAAGGGCCGACTGGAGTCCTGCCCCTCCCGGGCCCCGCCCCTCACGGGCTCCCCTCTTCCCGGGCCCCTCACCCAAGCAGCGGTTCCTCGTAAAGAGCCCCCGGAAGACTTCGCACTCCTCACGCCGATTTCCGCTGGCTCTGCAGTCGCACCAGGGCTCCACGCGCGCGCTTGCGTTGTCCACGTAGTTGGGCGTGATGGCTGTGCCTGGTGAGACCCCGAAAACAGGGTAATCGGCCCATCCAGGCGGAGGCATCCCCGGGAGATGCCCTCCGGGCGGTGCATACCCACGAGGCCGGCGTAGGCGCGCAGGCAGCTGGGGGCCTGGTCTCGGAGGCAGCCGTCAGGGTTGCTGGCTGTGGTCGCGCAGGAGACCTGGAAGGCCAGGAGGCGGGGCCTGCGCCGCGCGGCCGGAAGGCGGTGAGTGGGCGACGAGTGGCTCCGACCCCCGCCCGCGCGTCCCCTCTCCCTACTCCCCCCACTCCACCTCCTCCGGCACCTGCAGATCCGGCTGTGCTCGCAGGCATCTAAGGGCCCGAGGCAGGAAGGTGGCGCCCGGCCAGGCCCTGAGAAAGCGCAGGAGGGCACGAAGGTCTGGCGCCGGCGCTCTGCGCACGCGGGGCCGCCGCAAGGGCAGAAGAGCAGTGCGTGGGTAAGCGCGGGCGGCCCGCGGGCGAAGAAGTGGCGCAGGGCGCGGCGGCAGCGGGCGCGGGGGCAGCCCCCCGGCGCGGCACTACCCAAGCACTGCGCCACGTACGCGGTGCGCAGCCGATGGCACCGCTCGTCGGCGGTGCACGCGTCGGCCGCGTCCACGCATGGATTCGGTGCTACAGAGCTCCGCGATCCTGTTGGAGAGGCGGGTAGGCTGCGGTTGTTGGCGTGCCCTACACGCACACTTCACCCCCGCCTCTGGGTCAGGGCCTCAGAAGATGTGGGGTGCCCAAAACTCGAGGTGGGCAGAATGTGACCCAAAAGCGTTAGCGACTGGCATTGACTGGCCTACCGTTGCGGGGATGGGCAGCGACGGCCTCTGGGCATTCCTGCCGCACGTCTGCGGTGGATGCAGAGCGTCGAGGCTGGGCCTGGGTGGCCTCCCCCAAAAGCTGAGACCATTCCTCCCCAGGCGCCACCCCTCACCAATCCAAAGAGGGGCCCTTGAGATTCTTCCCATTGTCTTGGGCCCCACCTCACACGGAAAGCAGCAAGGCTTCTGGGGACCTGGCTAATGGAGACGTATCAGAAATGGCGCCGAGGTCCAGAGTTTAGGAGGATCCCTCATGCCCCAGAGCAGCTATGTCTCGAGCGCTGGAGCCGCAGTTGCTGAGCTCCTGAGCGCACTAGAGCCTATGCTTCGCAATAAGAGAAGCCTGCCcaaggcaactagagaaagctcctggcacagcaaggaagacacaGCGCAaccaaaataaatcataaaaatagaattaatgtAAAGACGTGGCACTGAGCACAGTGGCtgctcctcttcctttctttgacATGCGGGGACACCTGACTTGTCAGACGcccctcctttcccttctcccttggAGACCCTTCGAGTGACCTATAGTTTTCTGGTTCCCTTCTTTCTTGTCTCTAGAGCATCCTCCTGCCTCTGCATCTTCCCCCTCCATCCTCTTCTACTGCTCCCTTTTTACCGATCTAACCGGTGCTGCCCCATCTGGATGGACTTTGGCTTCCCCCTGGCGTCTCTCCTCTCCACCACCCAAGTGAAAGAGGGCTTCCTGGCAAGGGCTCAGGAACTGGAGCCATTTAGTCCTGGCTGCGGGGTGTGGATTCAAGAGAAGTCCCAGATGGCAGGCCATGGGGCTTAGTCCTTAGCCATAGGGCACTCCACTGTGGACAGAGAGTGTGCCTGGCACAGCCCAGTCACATACCAGGGGTCTGTTGGGCAGAGGGTGAGCTTTGTCTGGAAGTGCCATGGGCACTAAATGCCATGGGCATCTATATCCAGccagggatttctctggtggtccagtggataagaatccatctgccagtgcagggtacacgagttcgatccctggtccgaaAAGATTGcacctgctgcaactactgagcccgtgcactgcaagagaagagtagcccctactcccCGCAAGTGGAGAAGGTCTGCACatggcagcaaagacccagcacaaccaaaaataaataaaatttttaaataaaaaataaaaatcaatccaGCCAAGCTAGAGTCTCTGGAGGAATCTGGCAGCCCCTTCCCCCTAGAGCACCAGCCAGGCTACCCTTGCCCCTCGGTTCTCTCTGCTTCCAGGAGACTTCCTAAGATGAGAAGCCTTCTGGCCCCAAAGTCTGAGGGAAGTTTCCCAGCCTGGCTCAGCACCCATTTATTTccgagtgtctgtgtgtgtagtaGGGTATTTCCTACCTCAGATCTGGGAGCAGGGCCCTCTCTGGCAttggcctttcctttctctctcctctccccacctccaagcTCCCTCCCGTCCTTCCAGGACTTCAGAGCAGCAGACAAACATTGCCCTTCTTTCCCAACCAAGCCTTCACATCCCCAGGCCTCAGCCACACACATCAGCTCCTAGTGTCTCCTGTGGTCTTGctgccatttctgttctttgctTACCTGTTTCCCTCCACCAGGAGCACCCCTCAAAACAGCACATCTCAGCTCCAAGATCTCCTTCACCTTCTCCATTCTCCCTACCCTACACCACCTGCTAAAGTGACCCCCTCCCTCCATGATGCCCCAAGTTGGGGAGGGATAGTCCAGGTGGTTGGAACAGCAGATGCATGGCATGAAGACATTGAGGATGCAGGGCAAGGAATCAGTGTGAAGTTGCAAGACTGAAGGTGGAGGGCTGGGCCTGGGAGAGGGTAACAGAGGTTGGGAGGGCAGGcaataggaaaaagaaagtcCCTGGGGCAAAGTTACCAAGGCGAGATTTGGGAGGCCATGGCTCCGCTGGGCCCAAAAGCTGGAGGCAGGGTGCTGTGTGTGTCCTCAAACCTCGGGCACAGGTGTCTCACTGGTGCCTCTTCCTGCATTTTGGCTTTTCCTAGAATCACCTTCTTGTGCTCCCACCTTTTTCTTAAGGATCGAGGAGGATCAGGGACAGAGAAGCTAAGGTGCAGAGGTCTGGGGGAGGCAGCCACTCACCTAGAAGCAGTAGCAACAGCAGTGCGGGTACCAAGCAGCTGGCCATGCTGGGCAGCAAACAGGAGGGGACGGCTGGAGGCAGAGCCTCTGTCAGCAGGCGCCTCCTTCCCAGCGCCCCTGGCCCACAGTGAGGGAAACCTAGGTGTCACTATTCCTCTGGTGGGAGGAGCCTTTGCATCGGGAATGATTCCTGCCCTCACTGAGTCCCCGCCCAGGCCGCACCTTCAGATAGATCTGGGAGCCACTTGACCTTGTCTCTCCCATACTAAACTATTAAATTTATGAAACAACATAATTCTTctccttttataattttatttttaactttttattagcTGAAatttagacttacagaaaagttatAACACTGCAAAAATGCTCCCTTTATATCCTTCTGGGTGAAGGATATAAAACCAGTTTGGTGTTTTTCccttcagatggtaaagggaaAACCAGTTTCCCCTAACATCACCATCTTACTTGACCATAGTACAATTATTAAAACAAGGAAATTAACGTTGGTACAAGACACTTAACTGTAAATCCCTTTGCATTTCCCCAGTCTTTCCACTTACGTCCTTTGTCTGTTTCAAGATCCCATCCAGAAACCCATGATGCACTTAGTGGTCAGTGTTGCCTTAGTTTCTTCCAATCTGGCAGTTCCTCAGTCTTTCTTTACAAACTGGGTGCTTCCCTATCTGACTGCTCGGTGGGCaacccccttctccagggaactgtAAGCGATAAAAACTTCTTTCAATGGCATTAACCTCTGTGTGTTATTGTTCTGTAATCTCTATGAATCAGAATCCCATAGAGAGCCTAGGAGGGGGCTTTAGCAAATAGTCTCATTCAGCGCCTTTCGCTGGTAGAATGAAATCAAGGCCTGAGCCTTGAGGCTTGCTACTCTGCTGCCAGCGAGTGATTGCAAAAATTTTCCAATTCTTCACATTATCTGAAATGTGATTTTGCTGCTCCTCCCTGCAGTGTAGGTGGAGTTTACCGCCCAACCCCTGGAATCCTTGACTTGCTTGGCCCAACAGAATGTTATGGAAGTAAAATGTGCCGGTCATAGACTCtcaggaagcctggcaagcttccACACGCTCTTCTGCAGGAGGCAGTGAGTGAGGTACTTGCCTCAAGATCACAGCtacagattttttgtttgtttcagtttccTAAAAGCCTTGGTTTGGTAACTGATTCTGTTATTTTGCTCATCATGGActtttgtattaattttgatCTTTacaaaatattgcattaaaatattacttGATTACTTTTTTTGTGCCCAAGATAAGTGACTCCCTCATTTCACTCTAATCCTGTTCCTGCTGTCTTAGAACCCTCCCCAGCTGTTTGTGAACAAGCCTGGGCTAGACTCCTGGAAAATGAGAGACACAGAGCCCACTCTCCCCACCCCGCTACCCAAAAGCCAGCCAACCCCAAAAGCAGTGGCCAACGGTTGACTGCAAATGTATAAGTGAGGTGAGTTGAGACCAATCAAACCAGCAGCTGAGTTCAACCTAATTTGCCAACTCACAGAATTGattattgttttaagctactaagttttggggtggttttgTTATATAGCAATATCTAGCTGGTAAAGAAGGTCACTAAGCAACTCTTGCATGAAGCAAGGGGAGAGAGTAAATGGCTGCTGAGAGTGTccaagggaggcaggagaggtggaGACAAGGGATCATTCAAGCAAGGCAACACCATCCTATGCCCAGTATCTCTGGGTCCTGGCTGTCATCTGAGGTTCCAGACACCACCCTTTGTCATCCTCAGGGAGTCCCATGGTGTTGAATTTACAGACAGAGAGGACTCAGAGAGGGCCAAGGGCAACATGGCTTTCTTCTGACTTCTTTGAAGTCCTCTCCAAAATGGCTTCCTTTGTTCCCTCCCATGGAATGAAGGAGGGGTTGATTAACATCCAAAGTGAGGGGACTGCAGCAGCCCCGTGCTCCTCTAAAATCTCACCTAAAGACTAGGAATGGGGTGGGGCGTAGGATGCATCTGAGGGACAAGAGAGAACAGGACACAGAAAGGGACGTCTGAAGGATCTTGTTTGTTTTGCAGGGAGGTCAGTTTCCAGGGAAGTG comes from Bubalus bubalis isolate 160015118507 breed Murrah chromosome 14, NDDB_SH_1, whole genome shotgun sequence and encodes:
- the GFRA4 gene encoding GDNF family receptor alpha-4; amino-acid sequence: MVSAFGGGHPGPASTLCIHRRRAAGMPRGRRCPSPQRVRVGHANNRSLPASPTGSRSSVAPNPCVDAADACTADERCHRLRTAYVAQCLGSAAPGGCPRARCRRALRHFFARGPPALTHALLFCPCGGPACAERRRQTFVPSCAFSGPGRAPPSCLGPLDACEHSRICRPRLLAFQVSCATTASNPDGCLRDQAPSCLRAYAGLVGTAITPNYVDNASARVEPWCDCRASGNRREECEVFRGLFTRNRCLDSAIQTFDGGWPPVLRNQLNSHQDPEQSLLQVSTADAPLEESSLLSMLLVLALQSLF